A section of the Leptotrichia sp. HSP-342 genome encodes:
- a CDS encoding GNAT family N-acetyltransferase, whose translation MKIKRYTITENNQINKNCLEKYIMENNISQNEIPKIEIERPSEIIVFYNENEETAGSLNLWHNRPNYNEKVTSYIGNVNILEKYRKNETEIFNEIFENLKKDCIETIIGPLNGTTWNTYRYVADKGNHPPFLMEPFNEDYYVELFEKIGFKPLTYYISTIMENMNPVQRGHLSKKIEKLKKFEYYRDTTVKSAENEDLIAVLNKVYDLTIEAFKNNFLYSELDREIFLKMYMSYEDKIVKKFFKMLYLKDELIGYVFGIPDYAELQYKEKIETMILKTIAISPRYNGKGMGYILIDELVKEAERSGYKNVIYALMHEKNISKNIGSLLGDELRRYALFIKEL comes from the coding sequence ATGAAAATCAAGCGATACACAATAACAGAAAACAATCAAATAAATAAAAACTGTTTAGAAAAATATATTATGGAAAATAACATTTCACAAAATGAAATTCCAAAAATAGAAATAGAACGTCCATCTGAAATTATTGTTTTTTATAATGAGAATGAAGAAACAGCTGGAAGTCTTAATTTATGGCACAATCGTCCTAATTACAATGAAAAGGTAACATCATATATTGGCAATGTAAATATTTTGGAAAAATATCGAAAAAACGAAACAGAAATATTTAATGAAATTTTTGAAAATCTTAAAAAAGATTGTATAGAAACAATAATAGGCCCTTTAAATGGGACTACTTGGAATACATATCGATATGTTGCTGACAAAGGAAATCATCCTCCATTTCTGATGGAGCCTTTTAATGAAGACTATTATGTGGAGCTCTTTGAAAAAATTGGTTTTAAACCACTTACTTACTATATTTCAACAATAATGGAAAATATGAATCCTGTTCAAAGGGGTCATTTATCTAAAAAAATTGAAAAGTTGAAAAAATTTGAATATTATAGGGATACTACAGTAAAATCTGCGGAAAATGAAGATTTAATCGCTGTGCTGAATAAAGTTTACGACTTGACAATTGAAGCATTTAAAAATAATTTTCTTTATTCTGAATTGGATAGAGAAATATTTTTGAAAATGTATATGAGCTATGAAGATAAAATTGTAAAAAAGTTTTTTAAAATGCTTTATTTAAAAGACGAATTAATTGGCTACGTATTTGGAATACCTGATTATGCCGAACTTCAATACAAGGAGAAAATAGAAACTATGATTCTTAAAACGATTGCAATTTCTCCTAGATACAATGGAAAAGGCATGGGGTATATTCTGATAGATGAACTTGTGAAGGAAGCGGAACGTTCAGGCTATAAAAATGTGATTTATGCCTTGATGCACGAAAAAAATATATCAAAAAATATCGGCTCACTTTTAGGAGATGAGCTAAGAAGATATGCCCTGTTTATAAAGGAACTTTAA
- a CDS encoding AMP-binding protein — MTIIDKIKDLRKQYPDHTALFDLKTGNKITFTQIDTKSDEICRYLIQKGFEKGNKIVVFVPIGIEFYLILTAIFKMGLQAVFIDPYAGIEHINKCCEMISPDGIIGSGKTLLKGFFLKGIRKIGKKINYIKMMEHSEKLSIYEKNKNQKIIQNEKIDGSTPALISFTSGSTGFPKIIMRTHEFLLGQHNVLEKNLKFEKETAVYSSFPIFLLSHMATGTTTFIPDLNWRKPVESDFGNIVKQITENNIQNIILPPAIFENIVKFCKDEKIMLENVQKVYTGGAPVFYSLMKKIKDVFTNAKIIALYGASEAEPISVLNFENITEEDIENMKNGDGLLAGKIVNEIELKIEELEKTSEKNKILKDNNVEDFSALKGEILVKGENVVNGYLNVEKKPNEKWHRTGDMGYINKKGELILLGRVKGRIQLGEKIYYPFTVETAFSFCKNLKKSVLTSKNNKLYLFAERNPGFKGNLSEDSEIKELKEKFGIFKIIEIEIPMDKRHNSKTDYKRLEEIVEKI, encoded by the coding sequence ATGACAATAATTGACAAAATTAAAGATTTGAGAAAACAATATCCAGACCATACAGCATTATTTGATTTAAAGACAGGAAATAAGATTACTTTTACTCAAATTGATACAAAATCAGATGAAATTTGTAGATATTTGATACAAAAAGGATTTGAAAAAGGAAATAAAATCGTTGTTTTTGTTCCCATTGGCATAGAATTTTATCTTATTCTGACTGCAATATTTAAAATGGGACTGCAAGCTGTGTTTATTGATCCGTATGCTGGTATTGAGCATATAAATAAATGCTGTGAAATGATTTCTCCTGATGGAATAATTGGAAGCGGAAAAACACTTTTAAAGGGATTCTTTTTGAAAGGAATCAGAAAAATTGGCAAAAAAATTAATTATATTAAAATGATGGAACATTCTGAAAAACTTTCGATATATGAAAAAAATAAAAATCAGAAAATAATACAAAATGAAAAAATTGACGGAAGCACACCTGCTCTTATCAGTTTTACAAGTGGGAGTACAGGCTTTCCAAAAATTATTATGAGAACTCATGAATTTTTACTTGGACAGCACAATGTACTTGAAAAAAATCTAAAATTTGAAAAAGAAACAGCTGTTTATTCTTCATTCCCGATATTTCTTCTTTCACATATGGCAACAGGAACAACTACCTTTATTCCTGACTTGAACTGGCGAAAACCTGTCGAGTCAGATTTTGGAAATATTGTTAAGCAAATAACAGAAAATAATATACAAAACATCATCTTGCCTCCTGCAATATTTGAAAACATCGTGAAATTTTGCAAAGATGAAAAAATAATGCTCGAAAATGTTCAAAAGGTATACACAGGTGGAGCTCCTGTCTTTTACAGCCTTATGAAAAAGATTAAAGATGTTTTTACAAATGCTAAAATTATAGCCTTGTATGGAGCGTCAGAGGCTGAACCCATATCAGTATTAAATTTTGAAAACATAACAGAAGAAGATATTGAAAATATGAAAAATGGTGATGGACTTCTCGCTGGAAAAATTGTTAATGAAATAGAACTTAAAATAGAAGAATTAGAAAAAACGTCTGAAAAAAATAAAATTTTAAAAGATAACAATGTTGAAGATTTTTCAGCATTAAAAGGTGAAATACTTGTAAAAGGAGAAAATGTAGTAAACGGATATTTAAATGTTGAGAAAAAACCAAATGAAAAATGGCATAGAACAGGAGACATGGGATATATTAACAAAAAAGGCGAACTTATACTGCTTGGAAGGGTTAAAGGACGAATACAGCTTGGGGAAAAAATTTATTATCCTTTTACTGTAGAAACTGCCTTTTCATTTTGTAAAAACTTAAAAAAATCAGTCCTTACTTCCAAGAATAATAAATTATATCTCTTTGCCGAAAGAAACCCTGGATTTAAAGGAAATTTATCTGAGGATAGTGAAATTAAAGAACTAAAAGAAAAATTTGGAATATTTAAAATAATCGAAATTGAAATTCCAATGGATAAAAGGCATAACAGCAAGACGGATTATAAAAGGCTGGAAGAAATAGTTGAAAAAATTTAA
- a CDS encoding DUF3419 family protein: MKSEVKENKIDFSLIRYSQCWEDTEVLLESLNIQENDICFGILSAGDNVFSMLAENPKKVVALDISFPQIALAKLKREVFKSFSYEEMLKFMGIKNSSERIGMYEKIRSNLEEDVKNYWDFNKEAIENGIIHIGKFEKFFKIFREKILPFVHNKKRIGKLLEKKSKQERIDYYDRHWNNFRWKLMFKLFFSRYVVGKLGRDKEFFRYAEKNISEEMKERSRYALCELDSYENPYIYYIMTGNYRLDCLPYFLREENFENIKKNLDKLEIVQNSVEEYLDGIDFKINKFNLSDIFEYMSLENYRKLMKKIYDNADNNAILAYWNLIVERNSSKLESIEGEENIKNNFHRLKELDKSLHEKDKTFFYTDFVVEKVIKYGNS; the protein is encoded by the coding sequence TTGAAAAGTGAAGTAAAGGAAAATAAAATTGATTTTTCTTTGATAAGGTATTCCCAATGCTGGGAAGATACAGAGGTTTTGCTCGAAAGTCTTAATATACAGGAAAATGATATATGCTTTGGAATACTGTCTGCGGGAGATAATGTGTTTTCCATGCTTGCAGAAAATCCAAAGAAAGTGGTGGCTCTTGATATAAGTTTTCCACAGATAGCTCTTGCTAAACTTAAAAGAGAAGTATTTAAAAGTTTTTCGTATGAGGAAATGTTAAAGTTTATGGGGATAAAAAATTCATCTGAAAGAATTGGAATGTATGAAAAGATAAGGTCAAATCTTGAAGAAGATGTGAAAAATTACTGGGATTTTAATAAGGAAGCGATTGAAAATGGAATAATCCATATAGGAAAATTTGAAAAATTTTTCAAGATTTTTAGGGAAAAGATTCTTCCTTTCGTGCATAATAAAAAAAGAATTGGAAAACTTCTTGAAAAAAAATCAAAGCAGGAAAGAATTGACTATTATGACAGACATTGGAATAATTTTAGATGGAAACTGATGTTTAAACTGTTTTTTTCTAGATATGTGGTCGGAAAGCTGGGAAGAGACAAGGAATTTTTTAGATATGCAGAAAAAAATATCTCCGAGGAAATGAAGGAAAGAAGCAGATACGCCCTTTGTGAATTGGATAGTTATGAAAATCCTTATATTTACTACATTATGACAGGAAATTACCGTTTGGACTGCCTGCCTTACTTTTTGCGAGAAGAAAATTTTGAAAATATTAAGAAAAATCTTGATAAATTGGAAATTGTTCAGAATTCTGTTGAAGAATATCTTGATGGGATAGATTTTAAAATAAATAAATTTAATTTAAGTGATATTTTTGAATATATGTCTTTGGAGAATTATAGAAAATTAATGAAAAAAATTTATGATAATGCTGATAATAATGCAATCTTGGCATACTGGAACTTAATTGTGGAAAGAAATTCATCAAAATTAGAATCTATAGAAGGAGAAGAAAATATAAAAAACAACTTTCATAGGTTGAAAGAGCTTGATAAAAGCCTTCATGAAAAGGACAAGACATTTTTTTATACTGATTTTGTAGTTGAAAAGGTGATAAAATATGGAAATAGTTAA
- a CDS encoding diacylglycerol/polyprenol kinase family protein, translating to MEIVKMIVVLAAFILFFLLLNQLEKSEKLNSEFIRKILHIGSGIGGLALPFIFEKKSSVIMLGAVFLMLLISIRIVKHKITGFKKVLETKNRKTFGDIYFIISILGLWIVSSEDKVMYALPLIILMFSDAFAALIGEFYSKYKFNTGFGTKSIEGSVTFFLTTYFICINFFLFFSDIRSINIVLVSLLLSILTMILEVISWNGLDNLFVPLFVYLFLRLNLYLTAQELMYKFWVIMILFIIIILNRKKTTLTRVAQTASLFFLYIVMIIGGIKWLIPPLIMYLGYYHFTPKVRGQVKDSLRGLLTIAFTTAIWLAMSIILDKNKMYLIYIFTFSLHFGIINLIRDNAGNIKRETFRMNFLMGSIGKAFAFFIINYLALSRILDFKMLIGIVIFIFGGIFIYETSMKIFYIIEKEKELSGETKVFIASGIVFACSILLLGLGML from the coding sequence ATGGAAATAGTTAAAATGATAGTTGTTCTAGCAGCTTTTATCCTGTTTTTCCTTTTATTGAATCAACTTGAGAAAAGTGAAAAGTTAAATTCAGAATTTATACGGAAAATTCTACATATAGGTTCAGGAATCGGAGGACTGGCACTTCCTTTTATATTTGAGAAAAAAAGTTCAGTTATAATGCTTGGAGCAGTTTTTCTTATGTTACTTATTTCCATTAGGATAGTAAAACACAAAATAACAGGATTTAAAAAAGTGCTGGAAACAAAAAACAGGAAAACTTTCGGAGATATATACTTTATTATAAGTATTCTTGGATTATGGATTGTATCAAGTGAAGATAAGGTAATGTACGCTCTTCCGCTTATAATTCTTATGTTTTCCGATGCCTTTGCGGCTCTCATAGGGGAATTTTACAGCAAGTATAAATTTAATACAGGATTTGGAACAAAATCGATAGAAGGCTCGGTAACATTCTTTCTGACAACATACTTCATATGTATAAACTTCTTTCTGTTTTTCAGTGATATCAGGAGTATAAACATTGTGCTTGTTTCTCTTCTATTAAGTATCCTTACAATGATTCTTGAAGTCATTTCATGGAACGGACTGGATAATCTTTTTGTGCCGCTTTTTGTGTATCTATTTCTAAGATTAAATTTATATTTGACAGCACAGGAGCTGATGTATAAATTTTGGGTAATAATGATACTTTTTATAATTATAATATTGAATAGAAAAAAGACTACGCTTACAAGAGTCGCACAAACCGCAAGCTTGTTTTTTCTTTATATCGTTATGATTATCGGTGGCATAAAATGGCTTATTCCACCACTAATAATGTATCTTGGCTATTATCATTTCACGCCAAAGGTAAGAGGGCAAGTAAAAGATTCTCTCAGAGGACTTTTGACAATAGCATTTACAACAGCAATCTGGCTTGCTATGAGCATCATACTTGATAAAAATAAAATGTATCTTATTTATATATTCACCTTTTCACTGCATTTTGGAATTATAAATTTAATAAGAGATAACGCTGGAAATATAAAACGGGAAACATTTAGAATGAATTTTCTAATGGGAAGCATTGGAAAGGCATTTGCTTTCTTTATAATAAATTATCTTGCCTTGTCAAGAATTTTGGATTTTAAAATGCTAATTGGAATAGTAATTTTTATATTTGGCGGAATATTTATTTACGAAACAAGTATGAAGATTTTTTATATTATTGAAAAGGAAAAGGAACTTAGTGGAGAAACAAAGGTATTTATAGCTTCTGGAATAGTTTTTGCCTGTTCTATATTATTACTAGGATTAGGAATGTTATAA
- a CDS encoding autotransporter domain-containing protein, with protein sequence MKKVLLLISLITVVSSCGGGGGGGSSSTSQTDSVTPIPTPNHTSGNNQTQDNPSQSGTNNNNFSPSQVPENKTFTGRGVGVAVLDSDFLSSDLTTNQLYHKTSGLNEVISKEFGDRFVQESRADRTYLSKDEHGILVASILGGKSGKGATGAKIHGVTIGEGSGFYIDVEKYKELQRNGIRIYSHSFGTKKGFKENSNYIQEMRIYLRKLSEGYILETENDRRVNELINFYKNAVNEGSLFIWAAGNRGAGGQTMNEVSVQAGLPFYVNDLYKGWIAVMGVQPDGSEYSPHLARAGSGSGQKPGGAKWWTVAANGNCELVGCTQFGSSFATPKVSAVAAKLKEKFPWMTGHEIQQTILTTATDLGDPGVDSTFGWGFLNEEKALKGPSQFSNELLVGEHASNAGAKGQFNANIGDNITSKFENDITGLGGLKKSGNGTLILSGNNDYQGATTIEGGILEIQKENGSPITIKSGGTLVTTPTTVIGLRNYSGNLSPVNVKNEGGTLENRGSGAVITGNYDATAGSVTKAQIGTKLTVRGTVNLNGGNTTLQTLSNGRYITAKPLSSTVIEAEKGINGNFDKVETAELINGSVETTDNKINIKLSRKNVLDYVEKIAESDEMQKNTAKNLETAFQELDQNIENGTAENIAQFEKKAAKLQSLNRSNRAAVLDSLSGQIYASAQVLTFQHSQTVNKDLSNRLVMLGTLDNVGDNFGLWVSGFGANGTLKQDGYGKGNSKVTGGQVGVDKQFGENLILGTALSYSKANVKFNRYGGKSDANNFGVSLYGRLGNKDVPFYLQGRLGIGFVDSDVERDIILSNNDFTRAKINHNDKVYSGYLETGYDIKNDNGDFVVTPFAGLTHDTVVRGSFSEEKSQFGLTADKKNYNQTAALVGLRVGKAVSWNGGSKTTFQGYITHQRSFNEQDLSFDARYTGLPGATFKVKGIGLSKNKTWTGVGALTEVNSRFGWYVNYDSSVDSGKGKGNNNVFTTGLRFNF encoded by the coding sequence ATGAAAAAGGTTTTATTATTAATTAGTCTTATTACGGTTGTATCAAGCTGTGGCGGAGGTGGAGGTGGTGGAAGTAGTTCTACCTCACAAACAGATTCAGTTACCCCTATTCCAACTCCAAATCATACTAGCGGTAACAATCAGACACAAGATAATCCCTCACAATCAGGAACTAACAATAATAATTTTTCTCCAAGTCAAGTTCCTGAAAATAAAACTTTTACAGGAAGAGGAGTTGGTGTTGCTGTATTAGATAGTGATTTTTTATCATCTGATTTGACAACTAATCAGCTATATCATAAAACAAGCGGACTTAATGAAGTTATCAGCAAAGAATTTGGAGACAGGTTTGTTCAGGAATCAAGAGCTGACAGAACATATTTATCAAAGGATGAACATGGTATTCTCGTTGCTTCCATCTTAGGAGGAAAGAGTGGAAAAGGAGCAACAGGAGCAAAAATTCATGGAGTGACTATTGGAGAAGGAAGTGGATTTTATATTGATGTTGAGAAATATAAAGAATTACAACGAAATGGTATTAGAATATATAGCCATTCTTTTGGAACAAAAAAAGGATTTAAGGAAAACAGTAATTATATACAAGAAATGCGTATATATTTGAGAAAACTTAGCGAAGGATATATTCTTGAAACTGAAAACGACAGAAGAGTTAACGAGTTGATAAATTTTTATAAAAATGCTGTAAATGAAGGCTCTTTATTTATCTGGGCTGCAGGTAATAGAGGAGCTGGAGGACAAACTATGAACGAAGTTAGTGTTCAAGCTGGATTGCCTTTCTATGTAAATGACTTATACAAAGGCTGGATTGCTGTAATGGGAGTTCAACCTGATGGTAGTGAGTATAGTCCTCACTTAGCAAGAGCAGGTTCAGGAAGCGGACAAAAACCTGGAGGAGCCAAATGGTGGACTGTTGCAGCGAACGGAAATTGTGAACTTGTAGGTTGTACACAATTTGGATCATCCTTTGCTACTCCAAAAGTATCTGCCGTTGCTGCTAAATTAAAAGAAAAATTTCCATGGATGACAGGACATGAAATACAGCAGACAATACTAACAACTGCAACAGATTTAGGAGATCCAGGAGTAGACAGTACTTTTGGATGGGGATTTTTAAATGAAGAAAAAGCATTAAAAGGTCCTTCTCAATTCAGTAATGAACTACTTGTTGGGGAACATGCTTCTAATGCAGGAGCAAAAGGTCAATTTAATGCAAATATTGGAGATAATATAACTTCAAAATTTGAAAATGACATTACAGGTTTAGGCGGTTTAAAAAAATCTGGTAATGGGACATTAATATTATCTGGAAATAACGACTATCAAGGAGCTACTACCATAGAAGGCGGAATTTTAGAAATACAGAAAGAAAATGGATCGCCAATAACTATAAAATCAGGTGGAACTTTAGTAACTACTCCTACAACTGTTATTGGATTGAGAAATTACAGCGGAAACCTATCGCCAGTAAATGTTAAAAATGAAGGTGGAACTTTGGAAAATAGAGGCTCTGGAGCAGTTATAACTGGAAACTATGATGCAACCGCAGGTTCTGTAACAAAAGCTCAAATAGGAACAAAACTCACAGTAAGAGGAACAGTAAACTTAAATGGAGGAAATACAACTTTGCAAACATTAAGCAATGGAAGATATATTACTGCAAAACCTCTTTCTTCAACTGTGATTGAAGCTGAAAAGGGGATTAATGGAAACTTTGACAAAGTAGAAACAGCTGAATTGATAAATGGAAGTGTAGAAACAACTGATAACAAGATAAATATAAAATTAAGCAGAAAAAATGTACTAGACTATGTAGAAAAAATAGCAGAATCTGATGAAATGCAAAAAAATACTGCCAAGAACTTAGAAACTGCTTTCCAAGAATTAGATCAGAATATTGAAAATGGTACTGCTGAAAATATTGCTCAATTTGAAAAAAAAGCTGCAAAACTTCAATCTCTAAATCGTTCTAATAGAGCTGCTGTACTTGATAGTCTGTCTGGACAAATCTATGCTTCTGCACAGGTTCTTACGTTCCAGCATTCACAAACTGTAAATAAGGATTTATCAAACAGACTTGTCATGTTAGGAACTTTGGATAATGTTGGAGACAACTTTGGATTATGGGTTTCTGGATTTGGTGCTAATGGTACATTAAAACAGGATGGATATGGTAAAGGAAATAGTAAAGTTACTGGTGGACAAGTCGGAGTTGACAAGCAGTTTGGCGAAAACTTAATATTAGGTACTGCATTATCTTATTCAAAGGCTAATGTTAAATTCAATAGATATGGTGGAAAATCTGATGCTAATAACTTTGGAGTTTCATTATATGGAAGATTAGGAAACAAGGATGTTCCGTTCTACCTTCAAGGTCGTCTTGGTATCGGATTTGTTGACAGTGATGTTGAAAGAGATATTATTTTAAGCAATAATGACTTTACTAGAGCAAAAATTAATCATAATGATAAAGTTTATTCTGGATATCTAGAAACAGGATATGACATTAAAAATGATAATGGTGACTTTGTTGTAACACCGTTTGCGGGATTGACTCACGATACAGTTGTAAGAGGTTCATTCTCTGAAGAGAAGAGCCAGTTTGGACTGACTGCTGATAAAAAGAACTACAATCAGACAGCAGCACTAGTTGGTCTTAGAGTTGGAAAGGCTGTAAGCTGGAACGGTGGAAGCAAGACTACATTCCAGGGATACATAACACATCAGAGATCTTTCAATGAGCAGGACTTGAGCTTTGATGCAAGATATACTGGACTGCCTGGAGCAACGTTTAAGGTAAAAGGTATCGGACTTTCTAAGAACAAGACATGGACTGGAGTTGGAGCATTGACAGAAGTAAATTCTAGATTTGGATGGTATGTAAACTATGATAGTTCTGTTGACAGTGGAAAAGGTAAAGGGAATAATAATGTTTTTACCACAGGACTTAGATTTAATTTTTAA
- a CDS encoding PEP/pyruvate-binding domain-containing protein yields MKYIYNIDNLKNHNENTVFEEKIGKKAQNLLELAANGFNIPHFSVITNRYFKEVILKEIEMYNQEAGNNDEIKDWNAIFSINTERKIGNIIKIIKEHKIRKEFTEEIENSLNEKSYYAVRSSSVEEDSSNFSFAGQFETYLYIKKKNIIEKVKEVWISSFSSHVMKYRKEGKINNEINVPAVIIQEMINSDKAGVGFSVNPVNGNYDEAVISGTYGLGTSIVDGDENGDLFIYDKKTKKIKKEIRTKKVRQVLDFENQKIKTEEINIEEEVLTNDEIHELGENIINIEKYYGKPQDMEWAFEKGKLYILQARPITTLEKTNEKTINTIIWDNSNIVESYPEITLPLTFSFIRKAYSDVYKRFSEITGVPPKVVESYQVVYDNMLGLLKGRVYYNLINWYKLLMLFPNSKGNSKFMEQMMGVKKELSEENLNENLLEAEEKMTGWEKFRNRLEKYKAGFTLFMNMFLIEKKADKFYKIIDENLNGKNSNLDNKNIKELKKYYKFLENKFLKNWEIPIINDFLVMVWFGLSKKMAEKYIKENFEEKHNILIAQEGNDMISVEPSRYIKKMSNMLRQDNSLQNEIKTIIKNNDELRINVLKLTKNTKFNSLMNEYMEKFGDRTVHELKLEAPTLKEEPIFLIKMIHSLSMTENIQEHSKRNISEEQKKIYDNLKISSVKKYLLKKTVFYAKKFIKLRENLRYERTKVFGTVRKIMKKIGTHLKNDNLINNEKDVFYLTVDEIFGLVDGSIIDVDLKKLIELRKKEYKKYEAEAILPDRFLTRGFLGENFYYEDLTENSQLDENTLKGTGCSKGIVKGKVKVVLNPMNTEVEDGDIVVTKSTDPSWVMVFPLLKGLIVEKGSLLSHSAIISREMNIPAIVGVQGATTALKTGDMVQFDGSTGIIKKLDD; encoded by the coding sequence ATGAAATATATTTATAATATTGATAACCTAAAAAATCATAATGAAAATACCGTATTTGAGGAAAAAATTGGTAAAAAAGCTCAAAATTTGCTTGAACTTGCTGCCAATGGATTTAATATCCCACATTTTTCAGTTATTACTAATAGATATTTTAAGGAAGTTATACTAAAAGAAATTGAAATGTATAATCAGGAAGCAGGAAATAATGATGAAATTAAGGATTGGAATGCTATATTTAGCATAAATACGGAAAGAAAAATTGGAAATATAATTAAAATTATAAAAGAGCATAAAATTAGAAAAGAATTTACAGAGGAAATAGAAAATTCACTAAATGAAAAAAGCTATTATGCGGTGAGATCATCTTCAGTAGAGGAAGACAGTAGCAATTTTTCATTTGCAGGTCAGTTTGAAACATATCTATATATAAAAAAGAAAAATATAATAGAAAAAGTGAAGGAAGTATGGATTTCTTCCTTTTCCTCACATGTCATGAAATATAGAAAAGAAGGAAAAATAAATAATGAAATAAATGTTCCTGCTGTAATAATTCAGGAAATGATAAATTCTGACAAGGCTGGAGTTGGATTCAGCGTAAATCCCGTAAATGGAAATTATGATGAAGCTGTTATTTCTGGAACTTATGGACTAGGAACAAGCATTGTTGACGGAGACGAAAATGGGGACTTGTTTATTTATGACAAAAAAACGAAAAAAATTAAAAAGGAAATAAGAACAAAGAAAGTAAGACAAGTTTTAGATTTTGAAAATCAGAAAATAAAAACAGAAGAAATAAATATTGAAGAGGAAGTTTTGACTAACGATGAAATACATGAACTTGGTGAAAACATCATAAATATTGAAAAATATTATGGAAAGCCTCAGGATATGGAATGGGCATTTGAAAAAGGAAAACTGTATATACTGCAGGCAAGACCCATAACTACATTGGAAAAGACAAACGAAAAAACAATAAACACAATAATATGGGATAACAGCAACATCGTAGAAAGTTATCCTGAAATTACATTGCCACTCACATTCAGCTTTATAAGAAAGGCATATTCTGATGTATATAAAAGATTCTCAGAAATTACAGGAGTGCCTCCGAAGGTTGTTGAAAGCTATCAAGTTGTGTATGACAATATGCTGGGGCTTCTAAAGGGAAGAGTTTACTATAACCTCATAAACTGGTACAAACTTCTAATGCTGTTTCCAAATTCCAAAGGCAACAGCAAGTTTATGGAACAAATGATGGGAGTAAAAAAGGAGCTGTCAGAGGAAAATCTTAACGAAAACCTTCTGGAAGCAGAAGAGAAAATGACAGGCTGGGAAAAATTTAGGAATAGGCTGGAAAAATATAAGGCAGGATTTACACTATTTATGAATATGTTTCTCATAGAAAAAAAAGCAGACAAATTTTATAAGATTATAGATGAAAATCTCAATGGAAAAAATAGTAACCTTGACAACAAAAATATAAAAGAACTGAAAAAATACTACAAGTTTCTTGAGAATAAATTTCTAAAAAATTGGGAAATCCCTATTATAAATGACTTTCTTGTGATGGTATGGTTTGGACTTTCAAAAAAGATGGCAGAAAAATATATAAAAGAAAATTTTGAAGAAAAACATAATATTCTTATCGCTCAGGAAGGAAATGATATGATAAGCGTTGAACCTTCAAGATATATAAAAAAAATGAGCAATATGCTAAGGCAGGATAACTCTTTACAGAATGAAATAAAAACTATAATAAAAAATAATGACGAATTAAGGATTAATGTGCTAAAATTAACTAAAAATACAAAATTTAATTCTCTTATGAACGAATACATGGAAAAATTTGGCGACAGGACAGTCCACGAACTGAAACTGGAAGCACCTACATTAAAGGAAGAACCAATATTTCTGATAAAAATGATACATTCTCTTTCAATGACAGAAAATATTCAGGAACATTCTAAAAGAAATATATCGGAAGAACAAAAAAAAATATATGATAATCTGAAAATAAGTTCTGTAAAGAAATATTTATTGAAAAAAACTGTATTTTATGCAAAAAAATTTATAAAATTGAGAGAAAATCTAAGATATGAACGGACAAAAGTTTTTGGAACAGTAAGAAAAATTATGAAAAAAATAGGAACTCATCTGAAAAACGATAACCTTATAAATAACGAAAAAGATGTATTCTACCTTACTGTTGATGAAATTTTTGGACTTGTTGACGGCTCAATAATTGATGTTGATTTAAAAAAACTTATAGAACTACGAAAAAAGGAATATAAAAAATACGAAGCAGAGGCAATTCTCCCTGACAGATTTTTAACAAGAGGATTCCTCGGAGAAAATTTTTATTATGAAGATTTGACAGAAAATTCACAACTGGATGAAAATACTTTAAAGGGAACAGGATGTAGCAAAGGAATTGTCAAAGGAAAGGTAAAAGTTGTATTAAATCCGATGAATACTGAAGTTGAAGATGGAGATATAGTTGTAACAAAATCCACAGATCCAAGCTGGGTCATGGTTTTTCCTTTATTAAAAGGACTTATAGTAGAAAAGGGAAGCCTTTTATCCCACAGCGCAATTATTTCACGTGAAATGAATATACCTGCCATAGTTGGAGTGCAGGGAGCGACAACAGCTTTAAAAACAGGAGATATGGTTCAATTTGACGGAAGTACGGGAATTATAAAAAAATTAGACGACTGA